The genomic interval AAGACCATCAACAACTAGGATATTATGCAATTATTctgatcaatttaaaaaaaaaatgttcttataaatttctaaaGTGATGGTCAATTCAAATAAGGCTCATAATGTCATAAATTCATTAAGCAAGAATATATCATCTACTTTGTTAATATTTTCAGCAGTTCTTActgtttgcaattttttttgtttctcgcAGTCTACTCCAAAAACTAAAGGGTCCTAATTTTGAGGTAACCCATTTTATAATGAAGGATTTTAACCCAAGATAAATAGCCCACTATTCTCCAACAACAATCAAAAGGGTCCTTAACTGCCATTTCTCTCTGGTCTTGATCACCCAAGAATtaaattgatgttattttccaaccatttctcagcaaccaaatgaagcaattataaaataagaggaAGAAAATTGGGCAAACAGCATCagtttcaaatataaatgaagTAACCTTTTCTACAATAGATAGAAACAAAGTTTGCTGGTTTTGGGTTGTTCCCAGATTAGATAGAGGTTTCTCATGTAAAACAAGGCAGAAactgtcaatggacagctttgctgtccataattcttctttccttattttactTATGCTTGTACACTTAGCATACAATTTTGACAGAATATAGTTTCCATATATAGGGTAAGAATCAGGGCTAGAATCATTTGGGAACTTactttctttccatgtatagcaTTCTTgtaaagtctatatataatatacagaacACTCAAGGTCAATTCATTCGGCCATTCACACAATCTTGACAGAAACTACTGCCGAGCTTGTGCTTTTAAGTTCTGAAAACTAAACAAGCAGACCACCAAGCTTGATTTTTAAGATGAGctttgctacttatcatccccacacaccacacattttttttttttttttgttttattcttcttaaactaattgaattattttactcatcatccatataccatacatttggtaagagagagagaggagaaaaaaaaaaaaaaaaaagcgtggtgtgtggggatgatgaatagaatttttcttttaagattaaTTGCTCAAGGAGCCAGGCTTGACAAGCAGTAGCATGGGTCAGGCTTGATCATTTGTCAGGCGATTCATTCATGTTCGGTCgatttaaaaatatctcttgGGAAAGCATTATAGTTCCTTTAGTTAGTAATCAAGAAATCATGACACGGGAGTAAGATAGTAAGAAGTTCTGAGGGAAAAATGCCCGAGAGTGAGGCAACCCAAAACTAAGCTCGTCAACTTAAGCACTAGTTTGCCGTGAGTTTCCAACCATTGAGTCTAATTCTGAGTTAAGACTTTCTTTGCAATAAACATATGATGTTATAGCAACAAAATTATGCGTTCCATCAatgtttctttttagttttttttgctGGCTCGGCCATCTATGTCAGTCAAGAAAGAGAACTGTTATACAAAGAATCATGCAAATACTAGATTCATGCATGTACAAGTACACCTCTATGTCTTGCTAATGCAGCATGTTACCATGCATGAAGATGCAATTGGATAGTTAATGGAATGGCTGATATACACTGATTAAGTCACGAAATGTAGGCTACTATAGAGAAGACTGGAGTACAGGAATCttaataaaaaactttgttGAATCTCTTAACGCAAGGATAacttcttctctttatttttttattatggataaaaataaatttattaatactaATGAAATAGCCGTTGCCCGAGTACACaaggagtatacaaaagaaaacatctAGTTACATTCTAGGAACCTGAACAAGACACAAGGAATCATGAACCTTAGTTCCATTAAGCACAgtagcagaaaaccaaagcaatagaGTGTGCACAAGGATAACTTCTATATCCTTGATAAAGTAGCTAAATGATTGACATAGGAAGCTGGTCAGGTTGGCTTTAGACATTCAGATTAGCACCTAAGCAAGATCTTTTTATAAACTTCTTGGTGCCCTGGAATAAGTGATTAATATTCCAGTATCACCCCACCTAGGCAAGTAGTGGCATCTGGATCACAAAGAAATGCCTATTCAAAGTCCTTCGACGTGGGTTGTAAAACCtcttgttataaaaataaaaatttgaacatTATTATTAGGCTTTTAAAGTATCAAAAGAACTTCCCATTTGACAATATTAACATTAGACCTGAAAATTGAAGCAGCATTATTCTCCTAATGATTATCAGTTGGAATACATCTATCAAGCTCCTTTCGTAGAGTAAGATGCGTAAGCATGTgctatatacttattttaaggAAGTAAACTTGAAatgctttctttttatttgtatcCAGTACAATCGAGGTACTTTAGTTCATTTAACCTCTCGATTGAGTCAATAAATTGGCAATCGATCAGATAGATCTTTATCGGATGATTGGCAATTATGTACTCCACCCTCTTTGTCCAAATTCTTCAAGGTCGTCTCTTTTTCTACCAGTGCTTTCATCTTGAACAAATTGATTCTTTATCCTATCCCATCCATCAGTGCTCATTAAACAAAACCTAACCATCTTTTATACTATATCCCATCTAATGCTCAATAAAGATCGTGGCTACTGTCTTATGAATATACTGAATCTGAATCATCTCTCTCATGTTGTTCACTCATGCATTAGATTGAAATCTTTCTTTCAACATATAAGCCTCTTCCAAGGGCCATTCTTTTTTCCCAACTGCTAAATAACGCTCAGTTAGAAATAGAGGAATTTGAACGAAGAAGAAATCACCCAATATTTTTTCAGTAAAGAACAAAAATGCCCTCGGTTCTCAATTTTCTCCGGCATCAATCCCTTCAAGCAATtctaatacatttttattttcctaccATTTTTAAGAAACCAAACGGgcattagaaaagaaaatttataccTGGCCGAGATTAGCTCTTTCCGCCCAAAACTTGGAAGCCGAGGACGCCAACAACTCGGAATCAAACCCATTCTGCTGATGCTGATTAAGATGATCTTGTGGCTCCGGACCAGCATAAGCAAAGCTCACTTCAGCCgcactctcttcttcttcctccccaAACTCATGGGCAGCCGCGCTGGTCCTGGACATGAAGCTAATCATCTCGTCCCTCTCGCCCACCTCTCTCTCAAGCTCCTCCACGCGCGCCCTGTACTCCGCCTCCCTCTTCTCCAGCTCTGCCATCCTCTCCCTCAGCTCCTCGATCCCCTGCAGCAGCCGCCTCTCCTCCGACTGCCAAGCGTTCCGGTGGCTCGCGAAGATCTCCACCACCCGGGCGTTGGCCTTGGAGTCCTCCTTTCTGCGGGACTTCATCTGCCTCATCTGCTCCTCCGCTTGAAGGAGTCTCAAAGAGAGTTCCCGGACTTGAGTTTTTAGGGCTGGTACTAGAGATATTGAGTTCTTGGGAAGCAATGCCAAAGACACCGAGAAGCTCAGCCCCAGGTATCCACGCACAAGCTTCTTCATTTCCTCTTCTTggtcttcttctccttctccatcttcttctagAGGTCCTAGTTctcgttcttcttcttcttcttcttcttcttcttcttcttcttctttttctgccATTAGTACGTCTTCGACTGAGAGTAAGACCTTCTAGTCTGACAGATACTAAGCTTGttttgctttgcttttctttttggagGAGGGTCTGTTCTCTGATCAGTTTGTAATGCCTTTTCTTGTGTAGATTTTCCAGGTATTGGATTACGAAAATGGATCTTTCAGGGCACGGAATTCACGAAGATATCAAAGAAACCAACCAAAGTCCGGTCCTTTTTGG from Juglans regia cultivar Chandler chromosome 2, Walnut 2.0, whole genome shotgun sequence carries:
- the LOC109004013 gene encoding coiled-coil domain-containing protein 136-like isoform X2; this translates as MAEKEEEEEEEEEEEEERELGPLEEDGEGEEDQEEEMKKLVRGYLGLSFSVSLALLPKNSISLVPALKTQVRELSLRLLQAEEQMRQMKSRRKEDSKANARVVEIFASHRNAWQSEERRLLQGIEELRERMAELEKREAEYRARVEELEREVGERDEMISFMSRTSAAAHEFGEEEEESAAEVSFAYAGPEPQDHLNQHQQNGFDSELLASSASKFWAERANLGQGVQYESLESLYHMKHFVPRESPWKVDGESTGVSSKLKLLEQELLNLVKVGKSDLSKVPSLMRKQAKRCQALSEKIDDLCRRMQASDPCEPTLSPEFRTQRQTEFLLEAFRLQQRASETGQKLMALQTEVAKSYYGDEVGSQAKLTTRRSLDSIMNNLKEIQRNLEIWLARIIGDLEGILARDGASRVRDYYLSRYPFVQ
- the LOC109004013 gene encoding uncharacterized protein LOC109004013 isoform X4, which encodes MAEKEEEEEEEEEEEEERELGPLEEDGEGEEDQEEEMKKLVRGYLGLSFSVSLALLPKNSISLVPALKTQVRELSLRLLQAEEQMRQMKSRRKEDSKANARVVEIFASHRNAWQSEERRLLQGIEELRERMAELEKREAEYRARVEELEREVGERDEMISFMSRTSAAAHEFGEEEEESAAEVSFAYAGPEPQDHLNQHQQNGFDSELLASSASKFWAERANLGQGVQYESLESLYHMKHFVPRESPWKVDGESTGVSSKLKLLEQELLNLVKVGKSDLSKVPSLMRKQAKRCQALSEKIDDLCRRMASDPCEPTLSPEFRTQRQTEFLLEAFRLQQRASETGQKLMALQTEVAKSYYGDEVGSQAKLTTRRSLDSIMNNLKEIQRNLEIWLARIIGDLEGILARDGASRVRDYYLSRYPFVQ
- the LOC109004013 gene encoding serine/threonine-protein kinase TAO2-like isoform X3; protein product: MAEKEEEEEEEEEEEEERELGPLEEDGEGEEDQEEEMKKLVRGYLGLSFSVSLALLPKNSISLVPALKTQVRELSLRLLQAEEQMRQMKSRRKEDSKANARVVEIFASHRNAWQSEERRLLQGIEELRERMAELEKREAEYRARVEELEREVGERDEMISFMSRTSAAAHEFGEEEEESAAEVSFAYAGPEPQDHLNQHQQNGFDSELLASSASKFWAERANLGQGVQYESLESLYHMKHFVPRRESPWKVDGESTGVSSKLKLLEQELLNLVKVGKSDLSKVPSLMRKQAKRCQALSEKIDDLCRRMASDPCEPTLSPEFRTQRQTEFLLEAFRLQQRASETGQKLMALQTEVAKSYYGDEVGSQAKLTTRRSLDSIMNNLKEIQRNLEIWLARIIGDLEGILARDGASRVRDYYLSRYPFVQ
- the LOC109004013 gene encoding coiled-coil domain-containing protein 136-like isoform X1, producing the protein MAEKEEEEEEEEEEEEERELGPLEEDGEGEEDQEEEMKKLVRGYLGLSFSVSLALLPKNSISLVPALKTQVRELSLRLLQAEEQMRQMKSRRKEDSKANARVVEIFASHRNAWQSEERRLLQGIEELRERMAELEKREAEYRARVEELEREVGERDEMISFMSRTSAAAHEFGEEEEESAAEVSFAYAGPEPQDHLNQHQQNGFDSELLASSASKFWAERANLGQGVQYESLESLYHMKHFVPRRESPWKVDGESTGVSSKLKLLEQELLNLVKVGKSDLSKVPSLMRKQAKRCQALSEKIDDLCRRMQASDPCEPTLSPEFRTQRQTEFLLEAFRLQQRASETGQKLMALQTEVAKSYYGDEVGSQAKLTTRRSLDSIMNNLKEIQRNLEIWLARIIGDLEGILARDGASRVRDYYLSRYPFVQ